The following are from one region of the Paenibacillus protaetiae genome:
- a CDS encoding response regulator, producing MIDVLLVDDETYVTESLEATIPWAELGVSRVYRADSGKAALRILEEHEVDIVVTDIRMPAMTGLELIETIAERWPDIRCMLLTGYSDFEYAKRALQLHAADYILKPVDDGEFITSLLTIIEELKLEWEQADSYHRLLYNMKSDLGMLRGSLLEDLLLGRQLSPKLLAEKLAFYEIPFRLDEPAVLLLIHYGNPYGKSDRNSMELMNYAVLNIAEETLSPHMRVWHGAAPHNCLVIAAQLVRNRPDYGGEAQHRRQMLERAAAELREQALAYLKADLSLIVSGWFRFPDQVAEAYRKSVSAYYASAGETAGKVLFLEDRRLLPEAKLNFTESMYKPPTLIHLLESKQWEASGGKIRDIFLALRRTGYTREHLQEVFLYVTNAFMYCAHKQGQFIYELDHSGMDMLFDSSAVQSLDRLESWSETMLQRLRTELSASDKYAKSHLVNQVQEIVAATLGQDASVKTVADKVFLHPVYLSKVYKAETGESLSDYMIRLRMEKAHYLLKHSGKKIYEITAELGYQNPQYFSKLFRKYYGMTPHEFRGH from the coding sequence ATGATAGATGTGCTGCTGGTCGATGACGAAACCTATGTGACGGAAAGCCTGGAAGCGACGATCCCTTGGGCGGAGCTTGGCGTAAGCCGCGTATACCGCGCCGATTCCGGCAAGGCTGCACTTCGGATATTGGAAGAGCATGAGGTGGATATCGTTGTGACGGACATCCGCATGCCGGCTATGACCGGCCTGGAACTAATCGAAACGATTGCGGAAAGGTGGCCGGATATCCGCTGCATGCTGCTTACCGGCTATTCTGACTTTGAATACGCCAAGCGGGCGCTGCAGCTGCATGCCGCCGATTATATTTTGAAGCCGGTCGACGACGGGGAATTTATAACCAGTCTGCTAACTATCATTGAAGAGCTGAAGCTGGAATGGGAGCAGGCTGACAGCTATCATCGGCTGTTGTACAACATGAAGTCGGACCTGGGCATGCTTCGCGGCAGTTTGCTGGAGGACTTGCTGCTTGGCCGGCAGCTGTCGCCAAAGCTGCTGGCGGAGAAGCTGGCCTTTTATGAAATTCCGTTCCGGCTGGATGAGCCGGCTGTACTGCTGCTGATCCATTACGGCAATCCCTATGGCAAGTCCGACCGGAACAGCATGGAGCTGATGAACTATGCGGTGCTGAATATCGCGGAGGAAACGTTGTCGCCGCATATGCGTGTCTGGCATGGGGCCGCGCCGCATAATTGCCTGGTCATTGCCGCCCAGCTTGTTCGCAATCGGCCGGATTACGGGGGAGAGGCGCAGCATCGGCGCCAAATGCTGGAGCGGGCAGCCGCAGAGCTGCGGGAGCAGGCGTTAGCTTATTTGAAAGCAGATTTGTCGCTTATCGTCTCAGGCTGGTTCCGGTTTCCGGACCAGGTTGCGGAGGCGTACCGCAAAAGCGTCAGCGCTTATTATGCCAGTGCCGGAGAGACCGCGGGCAAGGTGCTGTTTCTGGAAGACCGGCGTTTGCTTCCGGAAGCCAAGCTGAACTTTACCGAGTCGATGTACAAACCGCCAACGCTTATCCATCTGCTGGAATCGAAGCAATGGGAAGCTTCCGGCGGCAAAATCAGAGATATATTTCTGGCGCTTCGCCGGACCGGATATACAAGGGAACATTTGCAAGAAGTTTTTTTATATGTGACGAATGCTTTTATGTACTGTGCGCATAAGCAAGGCCAGTTCATTTATGAACTCGACCATTCCGGCATGGATATGCTGTTTGACTCATCGGCGGTGCAGTCGCTGGACCGGCTGGAAAGCTGGTCGGAGACGATGCTGCAGCGGCTGCGGACGGAGCTGTCGGCCAGCGACAAATATGCCAAAAGCCATCTCGTCAATCAGGTGCAGGAGATTGTGGCGGCAACGCTCGGCCAGGACGCCTCCGTCAAGACGGTTGCGGACAAAGTGTTCCTGCACCCGGTCTACTTGTCCAAAGTGTACAAGGCGGAAACAGGAGAGAGTTTAAGCGACTATATGATCCGGCTGCGCATGGAGAAGGCCCATTATCTGTTAAAGCATTCCGGCAAAAAAATATATGAAATTACTGCTGAGCTCGGCTATCAGAACCCGCAATATTTCAGCAAATTATTCCGCAAATATTATGGAATGACGCCGCACGAGTTCCGCGGCCACTAA
- a CDS encoding sensor histidine kinase produces MPKITLFTKIAALLLMMLLPIIGLYYYSNKISTHVLDSELNRSNTDQLSFFQEQVDTTINVMGLWPNLLVQDPDISALRDYFEPMKELDLNTISLIKRIQTKLSIQQSSSDWKSTLSIYSPQLSRVITVEDARAYDNTQLQGRMKYGWQVTPHGDADGYTFSLMTSLPYNSFEYGLMLEVRFDSANITDMLNKFKQDGRRDPFYYSKEYGAIYNSTSDKPFASELAAILARGGFLKPAGSRLVELHGKRYMVNTVLSETTGWYLIDYMPLSDVLGPVYQTNYLFYTIVGLLLLMCCVMAYLLYGQVQVPIKQLVVSFQKLKNGDYAVRLKPKGKGKTEFNFLFARFNLMVEQIQELFEKVYLEQIHVREAKLKQLQSQINPHFFYNCFSFISSMAKLQNYQSVVAMSQALSSYYRYTTRQEKEFVPLTEELQFAGNYLRIQHMRMNRLGYTVEVPDRMLHLPVPPLVIQPLVENAVLHGIEPYPEAGQIRIAGYYDGTEAVIEVEEDGIGLPSEKMLAIQYRLSRPKEDELGYGLWNIQQRMQLRFGENAGLELAASPLGGLRIRLRWKPAEASSGPAPGSTSASGTQSLEEGA; encoded by the coding sequence ATGCCCAAAATAACGCTGTTTACGAAAATCGCCGCGCTGCTGCTTATGATGCTGCTGCCGATTATCGGCCTCTATTATTACTCCAACAAAATCAGCACGCATGTGCTCGATTCGGAGCTGAACCGCTCGAACACCGACCAGCTTAGCTTTTTCCAGGAGCAAGTGGATACGACCATCAACGTGATGGGCTTATGGCCCAATCTGCTTGTGCAAGACCCCGATATATCGGCGCTCCGCGATTACTTCGAGCCGATGAAAGAGCTGGACTTGAACACCATTTCCCTAATTAAACGCATTCAGACGAAGCTGAGCATCCAACAAAGTTCCTCCGACTGGAAAAGCACGCTGTCCATTTATTCCCCGCAGCTTAGCCGCGTCATCACCGTGGAAGATGCAAGAGCTTATGACAATACTCAGCTGCAGGGCCGGATGAAATACGGCTGGCAGGTTACGCCGCATGGCGACGCCGACGGATATACGTTTTCGCTTATGACATCGCTTCCATACAATTCTTTTGAATATGGACTCATGCTGGAGGTCCGTTTCGACAGTGCCAATATTACCGATATGCTTAATAAATTTAAGCAGGACGGCCGGCGGGACCCTTTTTATTACAGCAAGGAGTACGGGGCGATCTATAACAGCACCTCCGATAAACCGTTTGCCTCGGAGCTTGCCGCCATATTGGCGCGCGGCGGCTTTCTGAAGCCGGCAGGCAGCCGGCTTGTAGAGCTGCACGGCAAACGGTACATGGTCAATACCGTATTATCCGAAACGACCGGCTGGTATTTGATTGACTACATGCCTTTATCGGATGTGCTTGGACCGGTGTATCAAACCAATTATTTGTTTTATACGATTGTCGGCCTGCTGCTGCTTATGTGCTGCGTCATGGCTTATTTGCTGTACGGTCAGGTGCAGGTGCCGATCAAGCAGCTCGTCGTCAGCTTTCAAAAGCTGAAAAACGGCGACTATGCCGTCAGGCTGAAGCCAAAAGGAAAAGGGAAAACGGAGTTCAACTTCTTGTTTGCCCGTTTTAATTTAATGGTGGAGCAAATTCAGGAGCTGTTCGAGAAAGTATACCTGGAGCAAATCCATGTGCGCGAAGCGAAGCTGAAGCAGCTGCAGTCGCAAATCAATCCGCATTTTTTCTATAACTGCTTTTCATTTATTTCGAGCATGGCGAAGCTGCAAAACTATCAATCGGTTGTGGCGATGAGCCAGGCGTTGTCCAGCTATTACCGGTATACGACCCGGCAGGAGAAAGAATTCGTGCCGCTAACCGAAGAGCTTCAATTCGCCGGCAACTATTTGCGTATCCAGCATATGCGGATGAACCGCCTCGGTTATACGGTCGAAGTGCCGGATCGGATGCTGCATCTGCCCGTACCGCCGCTTGTCATTCAGCCGCTAGTCGAAAATGCAGTGCTGCACGGCATTGAGCCTTACCCGGAAGCGGGGCAAATTCGCATCGCCGGCTATTATGACGGCACGGAGGCGGTTATTGAAGTGGAGGAAGACGGAATCGGTCTTCCTTCCGAAAAAATGCTGGCGATTCAATACCGTTTGTCGCGTCCGAAGGAGGATGAGCTTGGGTACGGATTATGGAACATCCAGCAGCGGATGCAGCTCCGGTTTGGCGAAAACGCCGGCCTGGAGCTGGCTGCATCCCCGCTTGGCGGGCTGCGTATCCGGCTGAGATGGAAGCCGGCGGAAGCTTCAAGCGGCCCTGCGCCGGGCAGCACCTCTGCCTCCGGTACCCAATCCCTGGAAGAAGGAGCTTGA